Genomic segment of Sebastes umbrosus isolate fSebUmb1 chromosome 22, fSebUmb1.pri, whole genome shotgun sequence:
TATCAGTCTACCTACCTGCCAGTGGTAAtccattttttatacattttaattcatttcacACGTGTTATGGTATCACAATCAAAATACTCTGTTTGgactatatgtactgtatggttCTTCTATCTTGCTCTTGAGGTTTTGAATTGTCTGacccacattttatttttagaaaccTTTAACACGCCTCATGATTTTCACCTCAGTTGTGCTCCGACCACACTGTACTGCCTCTTCCTGTTAAACAAGTGATGTGTTCCTCACTCACTGCTGCAGACCTCCATCTAAGCCCTCAGTATAAGAGACTCTGGACAGGCTCGTCCTCCATCAAACACCAAACATGTATTCTTTGAACTGAGAGAAAGGAAATGCTCAGAATGAAAGCTCTGCATGCATCGGATCTTTATtgcaaaattaaatgttttggcaAGAGTGGTTCTTCCTCTCACCAACAAGCTCTACAAAAGCTCCAAaacatattgatattattacagCATCAGCTCCAGTTATCTCCTGAGTCTTATCTGGTAGCAGCATAAATAACATTCGGCTCCGGCTGTCTTCTTTTTGCTTTCGGTTGAAATGTCACTGCTGCGTAGTTCAGTTCATCAGAGTCCACATTCTGTAAGAAAAGTATTTACAGACTTAATGTGGTGACTTGACACGATTTAAATTCCCAAGCGTCACTTGTGGACTGAGTCAAGTATTTCTCCATTCTCACCAGCTAGTTAGCTGGCTaataaactaagctaagctgcTGCAGGAACGGTCCGTTGCGttctgagtgaagtgactgattcatgacagattgattgtttctattggcccaaagctaacgtgggtggtagAAATGGAAACAGCATGCTTGTTCTATTtgcgcaaatggtccccatctgtagatatgtactttttaatgatgcGGCACAATTTTATTATTCATAGCTAATTATTTTGTGGACCCCCGACAGAGagccacggaccccactttgagaatcactgctctaaAGTAGCTCAAACAtgcaatttcttgttacttatcggcccatatacagtatacgcaatacaactatatacatacaaacaaaTACTTTATAATTTCAGGGACAAGCTAATATTAGACGATACAATGTACTGTAGTCCCGGCTGTTAAAGTAAAGGATAACTTTGTATTCACCTCTCTTTGCTCTGGATTCTGTTCTTCTCCATCAGCtaagagacagaaacaaaacatctgGTCAGTTTTGCATTTTGACAAAACTTGAAGAGAATTTACAGCAGCAACTAAACCAAACAGAAACAGTACCTGTCTGCAGCTTCCTGACTTTAACAACCAGACCGATGATGACCGCTACCAGGAAGACAGTCAGACCGCCCAGGATCATACTCGTCAGCTTTGCTGTTCCGTCACTCACTTATACAGGAAAGATCATCAAGTTAGACTCTATAGAGACTTGAGATCTGGCTCAAATTAAAATGGACCAAACTGAATTTAGCTGAACTGTTTTACCCTCAAACTTTTGATAATCTGCACAATGATAGAAATCTTTAGGAGAGTCTTACTTTCACACTGGCTGCATTGGCTGTCTACGTCATCATGTGTCTCATTGATGAAGAGATCAGTCTCTGATTTGGCAGAATCACATCAAAATTACAAATGTCTTGGATACATGATGTTGTTTTACGAAAATTCTTATTCTTAACATTaacttattaattattttgcagTATAAGCAGGACTTAACTAAACCAAAATACTTTAGAATCACCTTacctttaatatttaatgtatatatttcacTGAAAGTTGGATGGCCACTTGAGTAAAATCCACAGAAATACTGTCCAGAGTCAGATAAATCCACGTGTTTGATTTTGAGAAAGAGAGTGGAGGTGTTGGAGCTCATTTCAAATTTCCAATTTTGAACTCCATCACAGTATTTAACATCGCTCTTAGCGTCGAACATAACAGTGATACAGCTGGCCTTGGTTCCGTCCACCAGTCTGACCCACGATGTCATCGATCCATAGCTGGACATGTTGGAGCACGTCAGTGTGACTTCTTCAAGAGTCTTAAACTCCACAGTCTGAGACTCAGAACCTGAGACAGAGATCCAGcctgaaacacacagcagatTTACTCTCAATAAACAAAAGGGACATGCAAGAttcctttaaataaacattttaataagtGAATAGTTTCCAATCTGGTGGGTTAAAGTTACAAAAGTTATAGATGCAGTTGTACTCACTAAAGCTGCAGAGAGCTAAAGCTGTTATCAAGGTGAATATCTTCATGGTGCGTGTGACTGAAGCTCTGCAGTGTCCGTAACTGAACTGTGCTCCAGTCAGGGTGCTTTCAAAGTAAAGAGGcggggcgtttttttttttttttgtgcttataCTGTTGAACAAACTGACCTCAAACATGCTTTCAGGAAAATGAGTGTTGACGCAAAGTTATTTTTCAGGAAATGCTCTATCACAATAAATATCTTCACACCAAAGTACATAAAATGCAATGCTATACAAAGATATATTGAGGAAGAAAATGATGCACACAACCTCATGAGATGGTTGAGAGGTGTCAGAAAACATAATGCTTTAGAGCCTCTCGACAGTTGAAAGTTAACATGTTAATGCCTGGCAGCGTTTAGATGGAGGATATTATCTCCCACTGATGGGAATATGTGCTGTAGAGTTAAACCAAGATGAAATATTGCAAGCGTAGTCCATCTGTTGCCCTGAAACTAGCTGCCACACATTGTGGCTGTGATATCGTAAGGAACCTGTCGTGTCCCCATGGACAAAGAACGTTTATTGCcaaaaagtaaaagtcaattggttgttccattgcaacatcagcgctcAGCAAGCAAAACTGAGGAATATATTCTGCAATTGGAGAGTGCAGCCCAAATTTAATTGTGGTATTTATTGTTGTTCTAGGACTGGTGATTACTTATTATTGTCCATCCATTACacggttgtgtctagaaggcattgaccttgaatagttaaggttaggcattgacctcgaatagctaagcttaggcattgacctctaatagctaaggttaggcattgacctctaatagctaaggttaggcattgacttcgaatagttaaggttaggcattgacttcgaatagttaaggttaggcattgaccttgaatagttaaggttaggcattgacctcgaatagctaaggttaggcattgaccttgcatagttaaggttaggcattgacctcgaatagttaaggttaggcattgatctctaatagctaaggttaggcattgaccttgaatagttaaggttaggcattgacctcaaatagttaaggttaggcattgacctcgaatagctaaggttaggcattgacttcgaatagttaaggttaggcattggcctttaatagctaaggttaggcatcgaCCTCTAAcagctaaggttaggcattgacctctaatacctatggttaggcattgacctctaatagctaaggttaggcattgatctccaatagttaaggttaggcattgacctctaatagctatggttaggcattggcctcgaatagctaaggttaggcattgactttgaatagttaaggttaggcattgacttcgaatagttaaggttaggcattgactttgaatagttaaggttaggcattgacttcgaatagttaaggttaggcattgatctctaatagttaaggttgggataggtcgtcgggcagcgagtcttgcgagAAATCTTtacagacctcagatcagatttttgCAGGTTACCTTTTAGACACGACTCCTGGCAAGTGGTTCAGATTGCCACCTAATAAATACTCCTGTGTTTAAAGTCGAAAATGAGTATTgacgaaaagttatttttcagaaaatgttaTGTCATGATAAATATCTTCACACCAAAGTACATCAAATGCAATGATATACAAAGATATATCGAGGAAGAAAATGAGCGCTACGatattaaagggaaatttgtgtctatttaCTCGAATCAAATAgatgccgtgagactgtgttgcagcagcaggttggcaccttgcatggcagcctctgcagtgtatcagtgtatgaatgtatgtgtgaatgttgacatgtagtggtcggaagactagaaaggcgctatataaatgcaagtccatttaccatttaaatgCTCTCATAAAGGTTGTGAGTTTGTACATTTCACAATTCTGAAAGCAGATATTGAAAGACATGTCTTGTGAAGGTGAATTAGTCCATTTGAGTGATGAGTGCAGCAGTGAAACGGTGTCAGAAGAGGTTGATGGAAACTTATTAAGCAGCTGCGAGGCCTTTGATGTCTGTGGTTATCTCTGAAAACCAGTCTTCCTGTGGTTGAGACTTAACTGTTTCTATTTTTGCCTGCTGGTTAGCATCTACACTCTGTTGTTCCAGAACATCTAGCCAAAGAttgtattacttttttctttatgACCAAGGCTAGGTAGGCAAACCGTTAACTGtacttacttttttttatttatttttttttattacagatttctGACTTCGCATATTTCACCTCAGTTGCGCTCGGACACCattgctgtctgtctcttcctgtcaACAAGTGTTGTGTACCTCACTCACTCCTCCCCTCTGTCAGACAGTCATCTGTGTCCAAAAAGGCAAGGTGATAGAAAGATTTTGCCAAATAAACGGAGCAATTAAGATGCAAAAAAACTAGGGATGTACCCAAATGTTtgatgtcaatcaattaaaatatttaaccatggttaatctcatgattgaccattgttaattgttatttttatctattcaaaatgtaccttgaagggagatttgtcaagtatttaatactcttatcaacatgtgagtgggcaaatatgcttgctttatgctaatgcatgtttacaaaacaaaaaaaatacttcaacagttttacaacatcaACTCAGTTTAATGAGGAAGAAACTGTCTTCTGGCTGTGCAAGCATGAGGCTGCATGAGGCAGTTTTTCTGCAAGCAGGGAGCTGATGTATAAAGAGCGAAATGAGTGTGAGGAAATTGGTCGGTGTCGTCGGTATAGAAAGTGACATTTTGAGAAGTGATGGCGAAACTGCTGATGGGATTCTTACTTAATGCATTCCTGCATGTACAACAGAGATACCGTCACATTTTAAGAGACAGTAGTGAAGCTTTTGTGAGAAAGTTGTGCAGTTGTTGATGCATGTGGTTTTATTTGCAGAGAGCTGAGGGCCAGTCTTTCTGTGGCTTTCGCTTTAGGCCATGCACAAAGTGTTTTCACCGAAGTGGAAAATAACAGGGGGAGGGGGCACAGGACTTGTTACCCACATGTGCCTgcaaacacatatttatatatacacgcTCACTGTGTCAGCATAGAATCAAGTTATGAAGTCTTTAAAAGTCAgtatattcagagaaaaatacaataaaaatgatacatttaatctttttgttttataaaattagattttagacacattaaagtggcagtaggcagaacatttttggcatcattgggcaaagaaatccataataacctttcagcatattgtaattcaagttttctgagccataactagacttctgaacctcctcatgactctgttttcaggctttaaaaaatctagcccgtgatgaaagactttggccaatcacaggtcatttcagagagagagagagcgttcctattggctgttcattcaacggaggcagctgtcaatcactcgccacctccgatcaaacggtcaaactaggcagctctgatgagacctgtaaaatgagaaaggttgctccggctggtgggcggtgcttggtatttcctgaacttgatctcaacatggctgccgggtcgaagactttctcattttacagctaaacagttcactacaagatgtttctgaaaacatttgaggagagaaataggtattacagtaacagaatattgattcatatttgatcagcgctgcttagtttggcCCAATAACAttttgtgttcatgtttgtgGTGATGGCTGAAGCCTTCCTGTAAAGCCGGAGACTTTATTTTTGACTCATACAGACAATGTTTGTCACCACAGGTAGTTGATTTATTCTATtaccatttattttctttactatTTTTTCCAGCAGTGTGTACAAATACAGAGGCTGATACTATTAAAACCTAAGTGGGTCAATTTGcactgttccttttttttttttgcaagccgGGCCTCGTGACTTTCATGTCAGTTGTGCTCAGACCACACTCTGCTGCCTCTTCCTGTGAAGTGATGCGTATCTCACTCACTCCCCCACCGACAGACCATTTGACTCTCCATATGAgtaaggccctgttcacacctggtattaacatgcgtcctcagtgatctgatcacaagtggacagctttaagtacgtctattcacacctggcattaaaatgcgtctccacatgtgtcttcagtggccacttgtgatccgatctcacttccccgccccatatgcaaataaacaagtAGTAAACACACACCTAATAAAGCCGCGGttgtgatgtaatattacatgaatgtcaatagttatatcctacatatttgttaattctggtacattgtattaacatcaaaataaaaggttattgtaccgggaCGTCCACGCCGCCAGTGCcggcaccgctgcttttgccagacaacagcggggtacagctCTCCAGAGAGccagggaggacagagaacaggcgggcgggcggtcgggtgtcagctccgtgcaaagcagcggaacaaaaacaccgacacatctccgacagtatgataataatgcacttggCGTGCCTagtctacatacagtagagcacagaggccgtttcctgGCTGACAAGCGCCCCGTGTCTGCATGTTTATTCGTctgaggggcgcggtgatcccgtggatcccagctggacgtcagttgagtaggcggttcttaatgtggcccaggatgCATTCGCgcacacactgctaaaagaatgtggtcatatgtgaaagatcagatctcaatgcgtcctcaatgcgtcttgagtgt
This window contains:
- the LOC119481571 gene encoding uncharacterized protein LOC119481571; the encoded protein is MFEVSLFNSISTKKKKNAPPLYFESTLTGAQFSYGHCRASVTRTMKIFTLITALALCSFSWISVSGSESQTVEFKTLEEVTLTCSNMSSYGSMTSWVRLVDGTKASCITVMFDAKSDVKYCDGVQNWKFEMSSNTSTLFLKIKHVDLSDSGQYFCGFYSSGHPTFSEIYTLNIKETDLFINETHDDVDSQCSQCEMSDGTAKLTSMILGGLTVFLVAVIIGLVVKVRKLQTADGEEQNPEQRENVDSDELNYAAVTFQPKAKRRQPEPNVIYAATR